The Fortiea contorta PCC 7126 genome has a segment encoding these proteins:
- a CDS encoding pentapeptide repeat-containing protein — MSLNVEILEQSEVFGAADTISLVVALVLFIKETPDRRKQFHYQAWGIIDAAHGVKVSYARIMALQDLNEDGVSLRGLEAPGAELVDINLSHANLTNANLIESDLTNANLNYANLDNANLNQAKLIGANLSHTKLGFARLSQTNFNSANLSHANLICADLSQANLSGANLKNASLSGANLQGAYLSGANLKNAKVRDDELSSAFLEGAIMPDGSKYRSQS; from the coding sequence ATGTCTTTAAATGTTGAAATTTTAGAACAAAGCGAGGTTTTTGGTGCTGCTGATACTATCAGTTTGGTGGTGGCGCTAGTTTTATTCATTAAGGAAACTCCTGATCGCCGTAAACAATTTCATTATCAAGCCTGGGGTATAATAGATGCCGCCCATGGCGTAAAAGTTAGCTATGCCCGAATTATGGCACTTCAAGATTTGAATGAAGATGGTGTTTCCCTGAGAGGTTTGGAGGCGCCGGGTGCGGAATTAGTAGATATTAATCTTTCTCATGCTAATTTGACTAACGCCAATTTAATTGAAAGCGATTTGACTAATGCTAATCTCAACTATGCCAATTTAGATAACGCTAATCTCAATCAAGCTAAACTTATTGGTGCTAATTTGAGTCATACAAAATTGGGTTTTGCACGCTTGAGTCAAACTAATTTCAATAGTGCTAATCTGAGTCATGCTAATTTAATTTGTGCAGATTTGAGTCAAGCTAACTTGAGTGGTGCTAATTTGAAAAATGCTAGTTTGAGTGGTGCTAATCTGCAGGGAGCCTACCTGAGCGGTGCTAATCTCAAAAACGCTAAAGTGAGGGATGATGAACTGAGTAGTGCTTTTCTTGAAGGTGCGATTATGCCTGATGGCTCAAAATATCGCTCTCAAAGTTGA
- a CDS encoding SDR family oxidoreductase, translated as MFLVTGATGGIGRRVVRLLRQQGSSVRAFVRLTSSYSELEHRGAEIFIGDLRREQDIEKACLGVEYVVSAHGSDGDALSLDYRANIELINQAKAKGVKHFVFISVLGADRGYEDAPVFKAKRAVERYLAASGLNYTILRPTGLASNLLSLAERFRETGLYLLIGDPKNRTSVVSTDDLAKIVVDSFTVADALNQTLSVGGPEILSRAEIPQIFSRIFHKEAIVINPPLFAVDGLRSALGLFNPQTQQALGTYRTLLANEFFSTKEEVANLERIFNFQLETLESFVRRYLTV; from the coding sequence ATGTTTCTGGTAACTGGAGCCACGGGAGGAATTGGTCGCCGAGTTGTGCGACTTTTACGTCAACAAGGGAGTTCAGTGAGAGCATTTGTTCGCCTCACTTCTAGTTACAGTGAATTGGAACACCGAGGAGCAGAAATTTTTATCGGTGACTTGCGACGGGAACAGGATATTGAGAAAGCTTGTCTGGGTGTGGAGTATGTGGTTAGCGCCCACGGTTCTGATGGCGATGCTCTGTCTTTAGATTATCGCGCCAACATTGAACTGATTAATCAAGCCAAAGCCAAGGGCGTTAAACACTTTGTCTTCATTTCCGTGTTAGGTGCAGACAGAGGGTATGAAGATGCGCCAGTGTTTAAAGCTAAACGAGCTGTGGAGCGATATTTAGCAGCGAGCGGCTTGAATTACACTATTTTACGTCCGACGGGATTAGCATCAAACTTGCTATCATTAGCAGAGCGTTTTCGTGAAACAGGGTTGTATCTGCTCATTGGCGACCCCAAAAACCGCACTTCTGTCGTCAGTACAGATGATTTAGCCAAGATAGTGGTGGATTCTTTCACAGTTGCAGACGCTCTTAACCAAACTTTATCAGTTGGGGGGCCGGAGATTTTATCTCGTGCCGAGATTCCGCAAATTTTTAGTCGCATCTTTCATAAAGAGGCGATCGTGATTAACCCACCATTATTTGCTGTTGATGGTTTACGGAGTGCATTAGGTTTATTTAATCCCCAAACACAACAAGCATTGGGAACTTATCGTACCTTACTCGCTAATGAATTTTTCTCTACTAAGGAAGAAGTCGCCAATTTAGAAAGAATTTTTAACTTCCAATTGGAAACGTTAGAAAGCTTTGTGCGGCGCTATTTGACGGTGTGA
- a CDS encoding EF-hand domain-containing protein, with the protein MSASFKNLLLLLPASIYAIACFYFNTTYTGDEIEYYQKLILCAASILCNFYVLYYHYTTPPHPKFLMLPKRKLSIRTHVISGSIEVVFGVIAFFSSNPEIPAIIMALSAIIGHITSSSYQTPIVFGSKSAMIPGYIFSIGLHLYSAIHLLLEPNSRFWLINTFLVLSIYVWCRVFYFVFTAFGIFKDNLYSAAILAAGVLVFPSVLGVAGNLYFILFILGYNALYKLIMNPTGAEWISWTKESQRQTLIDEDARELWLNNNLSVNSHELDDQAVAAVVFAKLDINKTGTLDKVELKTLWHEWQVPDSFINNFIARNTNFDEFTFEEFYEKIWQIKGVKQRLQTENLKTECLAKGKNISNEEKCRLIFDQIDIDRSGYIDEFELKTLLLEWGLPSNEVDEYMEKYDDNKDLKISFDEFFKMRPVWSFAYSDIIIAS; encoded by the coding sequence ATGTCAGCATCTTTTAAAAACTTATTACTACTGTTACCTGCCAGCATTTATGCCATAGCTTGCTTTTATTTTAATACCACCTATACAGGAGATGAAATTGAATATTATCAAAAACTAATTCTTTGTGCTGCATCAATTCTCTGTAATTTTTATGTTTTGTATTACCATTACACTACCCCGCCACACCCAAAATTTCTCATGCTACCAAAGAGGAAGTTATCAATCAGAACTCACGTAATTTCCGGAAGTATAGAGGTTGTCTTTGGTGTGATTGCGTTTTTTAGTAGTAATCCAGAAATACCCGCTATAATCATGGCACTATCAGCCATAATTGGTCATATTACCTCATCTTCTTACCAAACACCGATTGTTTTTGGCTCCAAGAGCGCAATGATTCCAGGGTATATATTCTCTATTGGTTTGCATCTTTATAGTGCTATTCATCTACTTTTAGAACCAAATTCACGTTTTTGGTTAATCAACACATTTTTAGTTCTCAGTATATATGTTTGGTGTCGAGTCTTTTATTTTGTATTTACTGCTTTTGGAATTTTTAAAGATAATCTTTATTCTGCTGCAATTCTCGCAGCGGGTGTATTGGTATTCCCTTCTGTATTAGGTGTGGCTGGCAACTTATATTTTATCCTTTTTATCCTTGGATATAATGCTCTTTATAAGTTAATTATGAATCCCACGGGTGCCGAATGGATAAGTTGGACAAAAGAAAGTCAAAGACAGACATTAATTGATGAAGATGCGAGAGAATTATGGCTTAATAATAATTTATCAGTCAATTCTCATGAACTTGACGATCAAGCAGTCGCAGCAGTGGTTTTTGCTAAATTGGATATAAATAAAACTGGAACTTTAGATAAAGTTGAATTAAAAACTCTTTGGCATGAATGGCAAGTTCCAGATTCTTTTATTAATAACTTTATTGCTCGAAATACAAATTTCGATGAATTCACTTTTGAGGAATTTTATGAAAAAATCTGGCAAATTAAGGGTGTTAAGCAACGACTACAAACAGAAAATTTAAAAACTGAATGTTTAGCCAAGGGTAAAAATATTAGCAATGAAGAAAAGTGCAGATTGATTTTTGATCAAATAGATATTGATCGAAGTGGTTATATTGATGAATTTGAGTTAAAGACCTTATTGTTAGAGTGGGGATTACCTTCTAACGAAGTTGATGAATACATGGAAAAATATGATGACAATAAAGATTTAAAAATCTCCTTTGATGAGTTTTTTAAAATGCGTCCAGTCTGGTCTTTTGCCTATTCTGACATAATTATTGCCAGCTAA
- the crcB gene encoding fluoride efflux transporter CrcB has product MLQNVTLLPVLAIAIGAIPGAVSRYYLTEFCKRAIGTSFPYGTFIINFTGCLLMGFFFTFFKGIKGFPPEIDLLVRTGFLGSYTTFSTYGYDTLTLWRNGKPGATIFYWAGSAILAVVGIILGRDLAQIIVGL; this is encoded by the coding sequence ATGCTACAAAATGTTACTCTGTTACCTGTGCTAGCGATCGCTATTGGTGCGATTCCCGGTGCTGTGAGCCGCTATTATCTGACTGAATTTTGCAAAAGAGCTATAGGTACAAGCTTTCCTTACGGCACTTTTATCATCAATTTTACAGGCTGTTTACTAATGGGCTTTTTCTTTACCTTCTTTAAAGGGATTAAAGGATTTCCACCAGAAATAGATTTACTGGTAAGGACTGGTTTTTTGGGTTCTTATACAACCTTTTCAACCTACGGTTACGATACACTGACGCTGTGGCGAAATGGTAAGCCGGGAGCCACCATTTTTTACTGGGCGGGTAGTGCCATTTTAGCGGTAGTTGGTATTATATTAGGTCGTGATTTAGCGCAAATAATTGTTGGTTTATAG
- a CDS encoding filamentous hemagglutinin N-terminal domain-containing protein, with protein sequence MSDNQSSQYCKLSLLSPLAMMGAIVLYGDCALAQMITDDTLGSESSIVTPEVINNQPVNRIDRGATRGQNLFHSFEQFSVSTGSTAHFNNATNIENIITRVTGKSLSNIDGVLQANGSANLFLLNPNGIVFGPNAALNIGGSFITSTANSLNFADGTKFSAADSQSPPLLTISVPIGLQFGAAPGTIRNQSQASLGGATNSLRSPAGLQVRNGKTLAFVGGDLSLESGNLTVEGGRIELGSVAADSLVSLNPINQGWSLGYEGVQNFQDIRLIPQTQTPSYVDVSGAGAGDIRVQGRSLLMTGGSRIFTNTLGAKNGSDLIVNTTESVELIGFGTSLRARSRNFGNVGDLTVTTSKLIVRDGAQLVVDSSSSGSTGKLTVNAADSVELLGGFNIQSPVPGFVFSGLFSATSGSRDASEIIINTGKLVIQGGARVSTQSAGSLAADRRFIPATGNGGNLNIKASESVELIGASTTDHVSGLFTSTQGPGIAGNLTLITEKLIVRDKAEISSSSQIPQNSINTNLGKAGELNLTANFVLLDNQGKLSSETDSGQGGNITLHVRDLLLLRRQSQISTNAGRAQAGGDGGNIIIDASGGFIVAAALENNDITANAFYGAGGTIKIDTINILGFVKRDRTDFVRLLQTDEPDSLTPGRLQTSDITAFSQQNPILTGTIQINIPDVDPTQALVEMPTNIVNGSQQIFTACAPGGKFTRGSLVATGRGGIPLNPTEPLMSDTVITDWITLPTHKRGAKVSVSGVTTTAQTSNDVNSPTQIVEAQGWVVDASGKVHLVAQAPATTPHSPTFASPSCLG encoded by the coding sequence ATGTCTGACAACCAAAGCAGTCAATACTGCAAGCTAAGCCTATTGAGTCCCTTAGCAATGATGGGAGCGATCGTATTATATGGTGATTGTGCTTTAGCCCAAATGATCACAGATGATACCTTAGGATCTGAAAGCTCAATTGTCACGCCTGAAGTAATTAATAATCAACCCGTTAACCGGATAGACAGGGGAGCAACTCGTGGTCAAAATTTATTCCACAGTTTTGAACAATTTTCTGTTTCCACTGGCAGCACTGCTCACTTCAATAATGCTACCAATATCGAGAATATTATTACTAGAGTTACAGGTAAATCTCTATCTAATATTGATGGCGTCCTTCAAGCTAACGGTAGCGCTAATCTGTTTCTCCTAAATCCCAATGGAATTGTTTTTGGCCCTAATGCTGCTCTCAACATCGGCGGTTCATTTATTACTAGCACAGCTAATAGTTTGAACTTTGCAGACGGAACTAAATTTAGTGCTGCAGATTCCCAATCCCCGCCGCTGTTAACAATTAGTGTGCCGATTGGCTTACAATTTGGAGCTGCTCCCGGAACCATCCGCAATCAATCCCAAGCTAGCCTGGGTGGTGCAACTAATAGTTTGAGGAGTCCTGCTGGTCTTCAGGTAAGAAATGGCAAAACTTTAGCTTTTGTCGGTGGAGATTTAAGCTTGGAAAGTGGCAATTTAACAGTTGAAGGAGGACGAATAGAATTAGGGAGTGTCGCCGCTGATAGTTTAGTCAGTTTAAATCCAATTAATCAAGGCTGGAGTTTGGGATATGAAGGTGTCCAAAATTTTCAAGATATTCGATTAATTCCCCAGACACAAACTCCATCTTATGTCGATGTGAGTGGCGCGGGTGCTGGCGATATTCGCGTACAAGGTAGGAGTTTGTTGATGACTGGTGGTTCAAGGATTTTTACTAATACCTTGGGCGCAAAAAATGGTAGTGATTTAATAGTGAATACCACTGAATCTGTAGAATTAATTGGATTTGGCACATCTTTGAGAGCTAGAAGTCGTAATTTTGGGAATGTCGGTGATTTAACTGTCACTACAAGTAAGTTGATTGTTCGAGATGGAGCACAATTAGTAGTTGATAGTTCTAGCTCTGGTTCAACAGGAAAATTGACTGTAAATGCTGCAGATTCTGTGGAACTGCTTGGTGGTTTTAATATTCAATCTCCTGTTCCCGGATTTGTTTTTAGTGGTTTATTTAGCGCTACTTCCGGTTCTAGAGATGCTAGCGAAATTATCATTAATACAGGGAAGTTGGTTATTCAGGGAGGCGCAAGAGTAAGTACACAATCTGCGGGATCTCTTGCTGCTGACAGACGATTTATTCCGGCTACGGGAAATGGCGGAAATTTGAATATCAAAGCTTCTGAGTCTGTGGAGTTAATCGGCGCTTCTACAACTGATCATGTGAGTGGTTTGTTTACTTCAACCCAAGGCCCGGGAATTGCTGGTAACTTAACTCTGATTACAGAGAAATTGATTGTCCGGGATAAAGCCGAAATCAGTTCCAGTAGTCAAATCCCGCAAAATTCTATCAACACAAATCTGGGGAAAGCTGGGGAGCTAAATCTCACTGCTAACTTTGTGCTGCTGGATAACCAAGGAAAACTCAGTTCAGAAACTGACTCAGGTCAAGGCGGGAATATTACGCTCCACGTGCGGGACTTATTACTGTTGCGTCGCCAAAGTCAAATATCCACGAATGCAGGTAGGGCACAAGCTGGTGGAGATGGGGGTAATATCATCATTGATGCTTCTGGTGGCTTTATTGTCGCTGCTGCCTTAGAAAATAACGATATCACTGCTAATGCTTTTTATGGCGCTGGTGGCACAATTAAAATCGATACTATTAATATCCTCGGTTTTGTGAAACGCGATCGCACAGATTTTGTCAGGCTGTTACAAACTGATGAACCTGATTCGCTCACCCCAGGGCGCCTACAAACAAGTGACATCACAGCTTTCTCTCAACAAAACCCTATATTAACTGGCACAATCCAGATCAACATACCCGATGTCGATCCTACTCAAGCATTAGTGGAAATGCCTACAAATATAGTTAATGGTTCCCAGCAAATTTTCACCGCTTGTGCTCCCGGTGGCAAATTTACCAGAGGTTCTCTAGTGGCTACAGGACGCGGAGGGATACCACTCAACCCCACCGAACCCTTGATGAGCGATACTGTCATCACAGATTGGATTACTTTACCAACACACAAGCGCGGTGCAAAAGTTTCTGTGTCTGGAGTTACTACCACCGCCCAAACCAGCAATGATGTCAACTCTCCCACTCAAATAGTCGAAGCTCAAGGATGGGTTGTGGATGCTAGCGGTAAGGTGCATTTAGTAGCCCAAGCTCCAGCGACAACCCCTCATAGTCCCACCTTCGCATCGCCTTCTTGCTTGGGTTAA
- the crcB gene encoding fluoride efflux transporter CrcB translates to MPISFIRTVIAIALGAIPGALGRYLITESTKATFGKDFSYYGTFFINVTGCFIIALFYTLNEQKFKNLSPEIRLAIATGFCGAYTTFSTYGLETFTQVDKGNTTVALMYWLGSMLVGMLAVQLGVILGKLNSQSN, encoded by the coding sequence ATGCCAATTTCTTTTATTCGCACTGTTATAGCGATCGCTTTGGGTGCGATTCCCGGTGCTCTAGGACGTTACTTGATCACTGAATCAACCAAAGCAACTTTTGGCAAAGATTTTTCCTACTACGGGACGTTTTTTATTAATGTAACAGGCTGTTTTATTATTGCTTTGTTTTACACTTTAAATGAGCAAAAGTTTAAAAACCTGTCACCGGAAATTCGGTTAGCGATCGCTACTGGTTTTTGTGGTGCTTATACCACTTTTTCGACTTACGGTTTAGAGACTTTTACTCAAGTAGATAAGGGCAATACAACAGTAGCTCTAATGTATTGGTTAGGAAGTATGTTAGTTGGGATGCTGGCTGTGCAATTGGGTGTAATTCTAGGTAAGCTTAATTCTCAGTCCAACTAA